From a region of the Synechococcus sp. PCC 7502 genome:
- a CDS encoding NAD-dependent epimerase/dehydratase family protein, which translates to MKILIMGGTRFLGVALTKTLLAQGHEVVLFNRGNKPAPEGVRVIIGDRTDPIQIKEKLLYEQFDAIFDNNGRELTDTKPLVDLFRDRIRHFVYMSSAGVYLDSEILPYFEGDAVDPKSRHKGKLHTESYLKQAYDEIGFPFTSIRPTYIYGPGNYNDLEAWFFDRIVRDRPIPIPGNGKFITQLGHVEDLVAAMAAVLDKSITLGEIYNISDIRYVTFTGLAQATAIAAGKSPDQIKIVYYNPKDFDFGKKKAFPLRSQHFFAAVDKAMTDLDWEPEFDLVDGLVTSFQQDYLPSDRQNADIDFSVDDQILASLG; encoded by the coding sequence ATGAAGATATTAATCATGGGCGGAACCCGATTCCTAGGAGTAGCTTTAACTAAAACACTCTTGGCACAGGGACATGAAGTGGTGCTATTTAATCGGGGTAACAAGCCTGCCCCTGAAGGCGTACGGGTGATTATTGGCGATCGCACTGATCCGATCCAGATTAAAGAAAAATTATTATATGAACAGTTTGATGCCATTTTTGATAATAACGGGCGTGAACTAACTGATACTAAGCCTCTAGTAGATTTATTTCGCGATCGCATTCGCCATTTTGTCTATATGAGTTCGGCAGGGGTATATTTAGATTCGGAGATTCTACCCTATTTTGAAGGTGATGCCGTTGATCCCAAAAGCCGTCATAAGGGAAAGTTACACACTGAGTCGTACTTAAAGCAGGCTTATGATGAAATTGGTTTTCCTTTTACTTCCATTCGCCCCACTTATATCTATGGACCGGGTAACTATAACGATTTAGAAGCTTGGTTTTTTGATCGGATTGTGCGCGATCGCCCGATTCCAATTCCCGGCAATGGCAAATTTATCACTCAATTAGGGCATGTGGAAGACCTTGTAGCAGCAATGGCAGCAGTTTTAGATAAATCAATTACCTTGGGAGAAATTTATAATATTTCCGATATTCGCTATGTAACGTTTACGGGTTTGGCTCAGGCAACGGCGATCGCGGCGGGGAAATCTCCCGATCAAATTAAAATCGTCTATTACAATCCCAAGGATTTTGATTTTGGCAAAAAGAAGGCATTTCCTCTGCGTAGTCAACATTTCTTTGCAGCCGTTGATAAGGCAATGACGGATTTAGATTGGGAGCCAGAATTTGATTTGGTTGATGGGTTAGTAACCTCCTTTCAGCAGGATTATTTACCAAGCGATCGCCAAAATGCCGATATAGACTTTTCCGTGGATGATCAGATTTTAGCTAGTTTGGGGTAA